The DNA region TCGTTACCGAACAGCCAAAGGACACAACAGGATTGTTGACAAGGGCATCGAATTCGACCAAGTTGATAGAGAAAGGAATTGGGATGACCAAATTGTGTTCAATGGCTTATTATTTTACATAGGTTTCACCTTCATTCCCCGTTCTTATTCCAACGTTCCTCTTTGGAGAGCAGATGGTATAATCCTTACAATTTTGCTTCATTCGGGTCCAGTGGAATTCCTTTACTACTGGCTTCACAGAGCATTGCATCACCATTTCCTCTACTGTCGTTATCATTCTCATCACCATTCTTCTATTGTCACTGAGCCCATTACCTGTAAGACCGTTTGTATATTAATTTTCCTActaattttatgatatgatatacctaatcaaattatatcattCATATATGGCAGCTGTGATTCATCCATTTGCTGAACACATTGCATATTTCACGCTGTTTGCAATACCATTGCTGACAACGTTGTTTACAAGAACTGCTTCTATAATCTCTTTCGTTGGTTATGTCACCTACATCGACTTCATGAACAATATGGGACACTGTAACTTTGAGTTCGTCCCCAACTCCCTTTTCTCTATCTTTCCTCCTCTCAAGTATCTCATGTATACTCCCTCGTAAGCTTTCTCCTTCCATCTCatgctttcttttttatttttctatttttctctttttaaacttaaatatcaTAGAACTACACATCATATATGAAATTCATCCGTAATAATGCAGCCTCAATGTCCACCTGACCTATGCAAGACTCCCAGCggctataaataaattttatctgtCTGTATCAACCACCATATTAACTTAGGCGTGGTAATGGTAATTCGTCACAGGCATCATCAATCATCATAGGTCagataattttgatgaaatttgtgCAACGTGACGAATAATTCTTTCTGTGATTTAgaaattcatattaattattcaaaaccTTGTTGTCATGTTGTATAGTTTTTGATATTGATGTATATAATGAATCTGAAAACATTCATATAGACATGAATCAAATCAAGATTAAGCATAAGTGAAAATGAGATTGATGAAGACTTATGATGAGTGCAGGTTTCATTCGTTACATCACACTCAATTTCGGACCAACTACTCGCTATTTATGCCTCTATATGATTACATATACGGTACAACGGACAAAAATTCGGATGCTGTATATGAAACTTCACTCAAAAGACAACAAGAATCAGCTGATGTAGTTCATCTAACCCATCTTACCACGCCTGATTCAATCTATCATCTACGTCTAGGATTTGCCTCCTTGGCATCAAAACCCCACTTATCTAATTCCAAATGGTATTCATGGTTCATATGGCCCCTCACATGTTTCTCTGTATTCTCCACTTGGACTTTCGTCAATACCTTCATTTCTGAGAGGAACACTTTCCATAAACTTAAATTGCACACCTGGGTCTTACCACGGTACATTGTACAAGTAAGTAACTTTCTTGcttaatcttttcttttctttttgttggtaATTAAATTGTTAGTATTTGCAGTACTGGCGAAGAGAATCCATTAATAGCCTGATCGAAGGTGCCATACTAGAAGCAGATATGAGAGGAGTTAAAGTAGTGACTCTAGGTCTTCTCAATCAGGcatgttcattttcttttctcagcaagaaaaagaaattttcccTTTGAAGTATTacatattgaaaatcaataaataaaattgcagAGCGAAGAGCTAAATGGAAACGGAGAGATGTATATCCATAGACATCCGGAACTCAAAGTAAAGGTGGTGGATGGTAGCAGCTTGGCAGTGGCTACGGTGGTTAACGCCATACCCAAAGGAACAACCGGACTACTGTTTAGAGGGAAGCTTAGTAAAGTTGCTTACGCAACTGTATGCGCTCTCTGTGAAATGGGCATCCAGGTATTACAATATAGCTTTCACTCAACTGTTTAAATGGGCTGAGGGCAGCCTTTCAAGTTTCA from Mangifera indica cultivar Alphonso chromosome 8, CATAS_Mindica_2.1, whole genome shotgun sequence includes:
- the LOC123222816 gene encoding very-long-chain aldehyde decarbonylase CER1-like isoform X2, with product MASKPGILTDWPWKHLGSFKYMILAPWAVHSVYLFTKEKERNLGYLLIFPFLLLRMLHNQIWISLSRYRTAKGHNRIVDKGIEFDQVDRERNWDDQIVFNGLLFYIGFTFIPRSYSNVPLWRADGIILTILLHSGPVEFLYYWLHRALHHHFLYCRYHSHHHSSIVTEPITSVIHPFAEHIAYFTLFAIPLLTTLFTRTASIISFVGYVTYIDFMNNMGHCNFEFVPNSLFSIFPPLKYLMYTPSFHSLHHTQFRTNYSLFMPLYDYIYGTTDKNSDAVYETSLKRQQESADVVHLTHLTTPDSIYHLRLGFASLASKPHLSNSKWYSWFIWPLTCFSVFSTWTFVNTFISERNTFHKLKLHTWVLPRYIVQYWRRESINSLIEGAILEADMRGVKVVTLGLLNQSEELNGNGEMYIHRHPELKVKVVDGSSLAVATVVNAIPKGTTGLLFRGKLSKVAYATVCALCEMGIQVATVDKDEYEKLKLRLTTQCGNNLVLSSPTNYAQNKIWLVGDDLKEEEQLKASKGTLFIPISQLPPRKVRTDCFYHITPAMIVPSSLDNVHSCENWLPRRVMSAWRVAGIIHALEGWDLNECGQTICDVERVWQASLRHGFLPLTIVA
- the LOC123222816 gene encoding very-long-chain aldehyde decarbonylase CER1-like isoform X1; the encoded protein is MASKPGILTDWPWKHLGSFKYMILAPWAVHSVYLFTKEKERNLGYLLIFPFLLLRMLHNQIWISLSRYRTAKGHNRIVDKGIEFDQVDRERNWDDQIVFNGLLFYIGFTFIPRSYSNVPLWRADGIILTILLHSGPVEFLYYWLHRALHHHFLYCRYHSHHHSSIVTEPITSVIHPFAEHIAYFTLFAIPLLTTLFTRTASIISFVGYVTYIDFMNNMGHCNFEFVPNSLFSIFPPLKYLMYTPSFHSLHHTQFRTNYSLFMPLYDYIYGTTDKNSDAVYETSLKRQQESADVVHLTHLTTPDSIYHLRLGFASLASKPHLSNSKWYSWFIWPLTCFSVFSTWTFVNTFISERNTFHKLKLHTWVLPRYIVQYWRRESINSLIEGAILEADMRGVKVVTLGLLNQSEELNGNGEMYIHRHPELKVKVVDGSSLAVATVVNAIPKGTTGLLFRGKLSKVAYATVCALCEMGIQVATVDKDEYEKLKLRLTTQCGNNLVLSSPTNYAQNKVYAQNKIWLVGDDLKEEEQLKASKGTLFIPISQLPPRKVRTDCFYHITPAMIVPSSLDNVHSCENWLPRRVMSAWRVAGIIHALEGWDLNECGQTICDVERVWQASLRHGFLPLTIVA